TAAGCAAATCTTTTTCGAGATCATCGGCGAGAGTAAACGTTTGCAAAAAATCGAACACAAACTGATTGGATTTCAGGGTGAACACGGCGCATACAGTGAATTAGCCGCTCATTTTTGGAACGAAAAATATGTCGGCATTCCATGCAAGGAATTCACAGATGTGTTCGATGGCGTGGCATCCGGCTGGTATGATTTCGGGATTGTCCCGGTGGAAAACACGCTGGGCGGCGTCGTCGGTCCGGTCAACGACCTTCTTCTGCAAACCGATTTATTTGTTGTTGGCGCTATTGAAATTCCGATTTCACATTGCTTGATGATCGTCTCCGGAGCCGATCATCGGGAAATTCGGAGTGTCTATTCGCATTCGCAAGCACTTTCCCAGTGCAAACATTTTCTATCGCGTAATAGACTTGAACCGATTTCTTATTACGACACAGCCGGTGCGGCGCGCATGTTGGCAGAAAAGAATCTGAAAGGTTGTGCCGTTATCGCCAGCAAACTCGCGGCGGAACTTTACAATCTTGAAATCATCAAGGAAAATGTCGAAGATCTCGGCATAAACCGAACGCGCTTTCTGATTCTTTCCCGTGAAAAATTTCAAGGAGATGGCGATAAGTGCAGTATCATTTTTTCGACGGAGCATAAAGCCGGTACACTTTTTAACGTTCTGGAGATTTTCGCTCATGCGGGCATCAATCTGACGCGAATTGAATCTATTCCCGGACAGTTGGGCGAATACTCGTTCTTTCTTGATTTTATCGGTTCGGAACATGACAAAAAAGTGGTAGAGGCACTGAAAAAAGTTAGCAAAATGACTGGCAGTCTGCGGCTAATTGGTTGCTACAAAGAAAGGAACATTTCATGAAAATAGTTGTTATGGGCGCCGGACGCATGGGCGCTTGGTTGGTTGAAGAATTCTGTCACGATTATGAAGTAGCGGTTTTTGATACCGATCCGAAGAAATTGAAATATTTTATCAAAGTTACTCGACTTTTGGAAGTGTCGGAGATTCAGGCATTTCAACCGGAACTACTTGTTAATGCAGTCACGCTGAAAAATACGATCGAGGCGTTTGACATGGTGCTTCCTTATTTGTCAGCGAATTGCTTACTCTCGGATATCACGTCAGTCAAAAACGGTATTTATCAATATTACCAACGGTCAGGCAGGCGTTTTGTCTCTACCCATCCAATGTTTGGTCCGACGTTTGCCAATATTCGCGACCTAAGTAATGAAAACGCTATCATCATCAGCGAGTCAGATAAAGATGGGAAAACCTTTTTTCAAAATTTCTACCAGAATCTCAGACTGAATATCTTCGAATATTCGTTTGAAGAACATGATGAAACGACCGCTTATTCCCTGGGAACGCCGTTTTCCTCGTCATTGGTTTTTGCCGCGTGTTTAAAAAATCAGAAAGCGCCGGGAACGACCTTTAAAAAACACATGGAAATTGTGCGCGGGTTGTTGTCTGAGGACGATTTTCTGATATCGGAAGTGCTGTTTAATCCTAGGACGCTCAAACAGATCGAACGGATTAATTCGCAGCTTACTTATTTGACGCATATCATTCGTGGACGTGATTATGAAGAGATGAATAAATTTCTTGACAGATTACGTGAAAATATTCAATAAATCTTATTGAGTCATAATTTTTTCTATGAGTTTTGCGTCGTTGGGAAGAAGTCCGGAATTGACGAGTCGCGGGGTCATTTTTTTTAGGTTAGGATTTTGTTGGAAAACGCGATGAAAAATAGGCAAGGCTTGGTCGATTCGGCCAGTTGAAACAAGCGTAATCGCTGTCCAATATGGTAATTCGGCGTTTTCTGGATAAAAATTTTCCGATAACCGGTATTCATTCAGAGCTTTTTCAATTTCGTTTTTTTCTAAATATGCGTCGCCCTGATTTGCATGTTGATATGCACGGTGAATTCGTATCAGCCGTTTCAATTCCGACAAGGGATCTGGATTATCCTCGACGCGAAGGTTGAGAACAATATCTTTCCATGGGATTCCTGTCGGTTTTCCAGATACAATGAGCATCGCCGCCGACTGCCTGCCTCGAATGTCGCCTCCTTCTTTTTCCGCCGCTTCAAGCGCAGACATCATACGATCGGCAAGATCGCCGGGCGCGGTCTCAAACGCTTTTGCCATTGCATCCCAAACGGTATTGTTTTCCATCATGTTTGCCTGTACAGAATAGTTTTTCCCG
This region of Candidatus Marinimicrobia bacterium CG08_land_8_20_14_0_20_45_22 genomic DNA includes:
- a CDS encoding bifunctional chorismate mutase/prephenate dehydratase — protein: MDLKEIRKQIDILDGKIIQNLNDRMELAILAKRFKTEIEDLEREKEIFDKISKRTKHLVQVELLKQIFFEIIGESKRLQKIEHKLIGFQGEHGAYSELAAHFWNEKYVGIPCKEFTDVFDGVASGWYDFGIVPVENTLGGVVGPVNDLLLQTDLFVVGAIEIPISHCLMIVSGADHREIRSVYSHSQALSQCKHFLSRNRLEPISYYDTAGAARMLAEKNLKGCAVIASKLAAELYNLEIIKENVEDLGINRTRFLILSREKFQGDGDKCSIIFSTEHKAGTLFNVLEIFAHAGINLTRIESIPGQLGEYSFFLDFIGSEHDKKVVEALKKVSKMTGSLRLIGCYKERNIS
- a CDS encoding prephenate dehydrogenase/arogenate dehydrogenase family protein, whose amino-acid sequence is MKIVVMGAGRMGAWLVEEFCHDYEVAVFDTDPKKLKYFIKVTRLLEVSEIQAFQPELLVNAVTLKNTIEAFDMVLPYLSANCLLSDITSVKNGIYQYYQRSGRRFVSTHPMFGPTFANIRDLSNENAIIISESDKDGKTFFQNFYQNLRLNIFEYSFEEHDETTAYSLGTPFSSSLVFAACLKNQKAPGTTFKKHMEIVRGLLSEDDFLISEVLFNPRTLKQIERINSQLTYLTHIIRGRDYEEMNKFLDRLRENIQ
- a CDS encoding Zn-dependent protease; amino-acid sequence: MKSLQAFLITILFSVILAAGETATRPVATYSIVAYDEMTGELGVAVQSHWFSVGQLVPWAKAGVGAVATQSFVKVEYGPDGLALMEKGLSAEKALKKLLENDKDSAVRQVAMIDVKGFVSAYTGSRCVNMAGHHIGKNYSVQANMMENNTVWDAMAKAFETAPGDLADRMMSALEAAEKEGGDIRGRQSAAMLIVSGKPTGIPWKDIVLNLRVEDNPDPLSELKRLIRIHRAYQHANQGDAYLEKNEIEKALNEYRLSENFYPENAELPYWTAITLVSTGRIDQALPIFHRVFQQNPNLKKMTPRLVNSGLLPNDAKLIEKIMTQ